From one Schistosoma mansoni, WGS project CABG00000000 data, supercontig 1068, strain Puerto Rico, whole genome shotgun sequence genomic stretch:
- a CDS encoding XP_018644797.1: protein MVRCGLSGWYINPLCLKIMIYIAEVVISVLDLTGLARQKAGPIRTQDCSYGFVYHCSDR, encoded by the coding sequence atggtacgatgtggtctgtctggttggtatataaatccattatgtttgaaaataatgatttatattgcagaggttgttattagtgttctggacttaactggcttggctaggcagaaagcaggaccgatacgtactcaagactgctcatacggctttgtGTACcattgctccgatcgataa